A region of the Deltaproteobacteria bacterium genome:
AACCGAGCTTGCGGCGGCTGATGAGGCTCGCCAAACGGGTTGCCGGAAGCCATGCGGGTTCGGTCATGGGCTACCTCCGACTGCCTGCGCTTTTCCACTGATCATTTGTCGCCTCCCCTGCTGGTGGTGGTAGGCCCCGAAGCTCAGATCGGCGGCCTGCTGTCGTCGCCGTATCCCGTAAGCTCGACGTACCCCTGCCCGAGGCGTTTCCCCTTCGCGGACTCTATCCGAACCGACCCTTCCCAGTAGTAAAGGTTCGGAATCAACGCACTCGTGTTTTCCTGGTCCGCGAGCTTTGGGGTGATCACCGCGCCGATGCCTGCCGCGGGGATCTGGAGCTTCCATCGGGCCGGATAGGCTGCGTCCGTCTTGGGACTGGTCCATTCCTCGGTGGCGATCAACCTCCATTCACCAGGGTCGAGGTAGCGAACGGTCCCGGCTGAGTCCACCAGCGTGGCGCCGGCATAACGGGTGCCGCCGTCGCGGTTTCGGAGCAGATAGAGCATGACCTCGCGGCCGTCGTCGAGCTGCAGGCTGAACCAGTCCCACCCCTGCATGTCCTCGCCGAGCTGGTTGGAGCCGAACTCCTTGTCCATCCAGCTCGTGCCGCTGACCTCCCACTCCTCTCCGTCCAAACGGACCGTCCCGGTGGTGGCCATGCGGGTGAAGCTGTAGTAGTGGCTGGCCTCGGTGGCGCCCTCCCCTTTGCGGCTCAGGCCGCCGGGACCCTGGAACACCAGGGGCTTGAGCGGGCGGGTGGAAAGGCTGAAGCCGAAGGACTGCCCGGCGTCGGCCATGGTGAAGTCAAAGCCGCTGCCGTTCCAGCGAAGCTGCCATTCGTCGGGCGTGCCGGGAGGCCCGACGCTCCAGGCCAGGCGCGGTTCGGGATACCGGCCGAAGCCGCCCAGGAGCGGGGCGGCCCGCACCACCAGCTCGCTGAAGCGGTGGCGGCCGGTCTTCAGATCGGTGAGAGCGGCGTGACCCATGATGATGTCGTTGGCGGCCCAGGCGGAACCGGGCGGCGGGGCGTCCGGCGACACGCCGATCCTGAAGAACGTGAACTGGTAGCCCAGGCGGCGGGCGGGCTCCCCGGCGGTGTGCAGGTGGCCGGTGAAGTACCACCACTCGGTCTTGTAGCCGTCACGCGCCCAGTGGTCTTGCGGGAACGACCATACGTAGCCGGGTCGGGCCGGGGTCCAGCCGTGTACCGCGACACCGGGCCACATGACAGCCGCCAGCG
Encoded here:
- a CDS encoding carotenoid 1,2-hydratase; protein product: MRTREERGGRHALLVACALTLAAVMWPGVAVHGWTPARPGYVWSFPQDHWARDGYKTEWWYFTGHLHTAGEPARRLGYQFTFFRIGVSPDAPPPGSAWAANDIIMGHAALTDLKTGRHRFSELVVRAAPLLGGFGRYPEPRLAWSVGPPGTPDEWQLRWNGSGFDFTMADAGQSFGFSLSTRPLKPLVFQGPGGLSRKGEGATEASHYYSFTRMATTGTVRLDGEEWEVSGTSWMDKEFGSNQLGEDMQGWDWFSLQLDDGREVMLYLLRNRDGGTRYAGATLVDSAGTVRYLDPGEWRLIATEEWTSPKTDAAYPARWKLQIPAAGIGAVITPKLADQENTSALIPNLYYWEGSVRIESAKGKRLGQGYVELTGYGDDSRPPI